A single genomic interval of Actinomadura rubteroloni harbors:
- a CDS encoding TetR/AcrR family transcriptional regulator: MTAQASQDQTRPVRRGEARRGAILEAASTLFADRPYDVLSIDEIADAAGVAKGLIYYYFGSKRGLFLAVIESAASALEELTEEYDGLSPAERLIRTLDGFLWWADGHRSAFQTILSGGIGVDDEVAAFYRRVRTRLAIALSQGLIGSPDPRPVLRVAIDGWMSFVEGAAVAWLERGDLERDDVRDLSVRVLGGVLQAVGATDPACDRPAAPVAPPVAAETEVAAETA; encoded by the coding sequence ATGACGGCCCAGGCGAGCCAGGACCAGACGCGACCCGTCCGGCGGGGCGAGGCGCGGCGCGGCGCGATCCTGGAGGCGGCGAGCACGCTGTTCGCCGACCGGCCCTACGACGTCCTGTCCATCGACGAGATCGCCGACGCCGCCGGGGTCGCCAAAGGGCTCATCTACTACTACTTCGGCAGCAAGCGCGGCCTGTTCCTCGCGGTCATCGAGTCCGCCGCGTCCGCGCTGGAGGAGCTGACCGAGGAGTACGACGGCCTCTCCCCCGCCGAACGGCTCATCCGCACGCTCGACGGGTTCCTCTGGTGGGCCGACGGGCACCGCTCGGCGTTCCAGACCATCCTCAGCGGCGGCATCGGCGTGGACGACGAGGTCGCCGCGTTCTACCGGCGCGTCCGCACGCGCCTGGCCATCGCGCTCAGCCAGGGCCTCATCGGCTCCCCCGACCCCCGGCCCGTCCTGCGCGTCGCCATCGACGGCTGGATGTCGTTCGTGGAGGGCGCCGCCGTCGCCTGGCTCGAACGCGGCGACCTGGAACGCGACGACGTCCGCGACCTGTCCGTCCGGGTGCTCGGCGGCGTGCTCCAGGCCGTCGGCGCGACCGACCCGGCGTGCGACCGGCCCGCGGCCCCGGTCGCACCGCCCGTGGCGGCCGAGACCGAGGTCGCGGCCGAGACCGCCTGA
- a CDS encoding metal-dependent hydrolase, which translates to MNDPVPDERHPVIAPRRVRFDWSDTPLHWIPGEPVATHFINVLHLLLPAGERWFVRVYKQALPLVAGDERLHAEVRGFMGQEAVHAYSHQGVLDRQMRGRGLDPRPLTARIEWLFQTLLGDRPPVPLPRRAWLNARIGIIAGIEHYTAVLGQWILEARALDAAGADPTMLDLLRWHGAEEVEHRSVAFDVYQHVSGAYWRRFVAFLAGVVAMPLAVYLGAVFLCAQDPTLKGVRPRVRDYRRAVRKGLLPSNRFMIAAARRYLRRDFHPSRECSTSLATAYLAGSPAARAAS; encoded by the coding sequence ATGAACGACCCCGTACCGGACGAACGTCACCCCGTCATCGCGCCCCGGCGGGTGCGGTTCGACTGGTCGGACACCCCGCTGCACTGGATCCCCGGCGAGCCCGTCGCCACCCACTTCATCAACGTCCTGCACCTGCTGCTGCCCGCCGGCGAGCGGTGGTTCGTGCGCGTCTACAAGCAGGCGCTCCCCCTGGTCGCGGGCGACGAGCGGCTGCACGCCGAGGTGCGCGGGTTCATGGGGCAGGAGGCCGTCCACGCCTACTCCCACCAGGGCGTCCTGGACCGGCAGATGCGCGGCCGGGGCCTGGACCCGCGCCCGCTCACCGCGCGGATCGAGTGGCTGTTCCAGACGCTGCTCGGCGACCGTCCGCCCGTCCCGCTGCCCCGGCGGGCGTGGCTGAACGCCCGGATCGGGATCATCGCCGGGATCGAGCACTACACGGCCGTCCTCGGGCAGTGGATCCTGGAGGCCCGCGCGCTGGACGCGGCCGGCGCCGACCCCACGATGCTCGACCTGCTGCGCTGGCACGGCGCCGAAGAGGTCGAGCACCGGTCGGTGGCGTTCGACGTGTACCAGCACGTCTCCGGCGCGTACTGGCGGCGGTTCGTCGCGTTCCTCGCCGGGGTCGTCGCGATGCCGCTCGCGGTCTACCTCGGCGCGGTGTTCCTGTGCGCGCAGGACCCGACGCTGAAGGGCGTCCGGCCGCGCGTCCGCGACTACCGGCGGGCCGTCCGCAAGGGGCTGCTGCCGAGCAACCGGTTCATGATCGCCGCCGCGCGCCGGTACCTGCGGCGCGACTTCCACCCGTCGCGCGAGTGCTCGACGAGTCTCGCCACCGCCTATCTCGCGGGGTCCCCGGCCGCGCGTGCCGCGTCCTGA